In Agarivorans gilvus, one genomic interval encodes:
- a CDS encoding ABC transporter permease — translation MFKSMLIKECLLVSRDKHALAALFIMPAVFILIMSLALKDTMNEEKALITYALVDNDNSLLSEALVAKLAEISSLSKIELTSNDYRSPEEEGVQFIVDIPSGFEQEQVPLELSVAANTSASLLTIFKNQITLSWMHHQLEQANSAFSGAFRNAEAVPSMNEQTLMNVQYAKLAENEKPSSTQQSVPSWIVFGLFFVIIPMSTIFISERKQNTLLRLSTMNVSLPILFAGKILPYMLINQLQVWLMILVGMFIVPVFGAPELTIAGSVIGLVMVSLSLSLSAIGLSMLVASAVDSIEQATTIGGIINILLGAIGGVMVPKFVMPEAMQSFANVSPMSWGLEGFLDIFLRRGTVMDVLNESVALSLFGMVSLLLAALIFSYKQRKA, via the coding sequence ATGTTTAAGTCTATGTTAATCAAAGAATGTTTACTGGTTAGCCGAGACAAGCATGCCTTGGCTGCGTTGTTTATTATGCCCGCAGTATTTATCTTGATCATGTCTCTAGCGCTGAAAGATACCATGAATGAAGAGAAGGCCCTGATCACTTATGCGTTGGTTGATAACGATAATAGCTTGCTCAGTGAAGCCTTAGTGGCTAAGTTGGCAGAGATTTCAAGTTTAAGCAAAATAGAGCTCACCTCGAATGATTACCGCTCTCCCGAAGAGGAAGGAGTGCAGTTTATCGTCGATATTCCAAGTGGCTTTGAGCAGGAGCAAGTACCTTTAGAGCTCAGTGTCGCAGCCAATACCTCTGCTTCACTATTAACGATTTTCAAAAATCAAATCACTCTGAGCTGGATGCACCATCAATTAGAGCAAGCTAATTCAGCCTTTAGCGGCGCCTTTCGCAATGCTGAAGCGGTGCCGAGTATGAATGAGCAGACCTTGATGAATGTTCAATATGCGAAATTAGCCGAGAATGAAAAGCCCAGCTCAACTCAGCAAAGTGTGCCGTCGTGGATTGTTTTTGGTTTGTTCTTTGTGATCATTCCTATGTCGACCATTTTTATTAGCGAGCGTAAACAGAACACTTTGCTGCGCTTGAGCACCATGAATGTAAGCTTGCCGATTTTATTTGCCGGTAAAATCTTACCTTATATGCTGATTAACCAACTTCAAGTTTGGCTGATGATCCTGGTTGGTATGTTCATTGTTCCTGTTTTTGGTGCGCCTGAATTGACGATTGCTGGTTCAGTGATTGGATTGGTCATGGTCTCCTTGTCTTTAAGCTTGTCAGCCATTGGTTTGTCCATGCTAGTGGCTAGCGCGGTTGATAGCATTGAGCAAGCGACCACCATTGGCGGCATCATCAATATTTTGCTAGGGGCCATCGGCGGTGTCATGGTGCCTAAATTTGTGATGCCAGAGGCGATGCAAAGCTTCGCTAATGTGTCGCCCATGTCTTGGGGGCTAGAGGGCTTCTTAGACATATTTTTACGCAGAGGTACGGTAATGGATGTGCTTAACGAGTCCGTCGCACTGAGTCTTTTTGGGATGGTGTCGTTATTGCTGGCGGCGTTGATTTTTAGTTACAAACAAAGGAAGGCTTAA
- a CDS encoding ABC transporter ATP-binding protein, producing MIEINALTKSFGDKKALNKLSLTIPSASIFGLLGPNGAGKTTLMSILNGLLTADSGEVFIAGLPLTNNLKLVREKCSLIPQSLAFYEQLTVKENLLFFAGIQQIKGKALLQNLAYAVATNRLEAMMDQKAATLSGGQKRRLNIAIGLLNNPDVLFFDEPTVGIDPESRNQILDSIKAYKADNKTVVYTSHYMPEIEKICDQVAIINAGQIIKQGSLSSMLHDQQSQQVIIELYAHISTCLPSLVSQLDKVKLIDDCTLLLSEGTGPLIGHILALLEQQQIKVKQLRFGASSLESLFINLTSKEGEDV from the coding sequence ATGATTGAAATTAACGCTTTAACTAAGTCTTTTGGTGATAAAAAAGCCTTAAACAAGCTCTCTTTAACGATTCCTAGCGCTAGCATTTTTGGTCTGCTTGGACCAAATGGGGCAGGCAAAACCACCTTAATGTCTATTCTAAATGGCCTGCTTACAGCGGATTCTGGCGAGGTTTTTATTGCGGGGCTGCCGTTAACCAACAACCTTAAATTGGTTCGCGAGAAATGCTCTTTAATACCGCAGAGTTTGGCTTTTTACGAGCAGCTTACGGTAAAAGAAAATTTACTTTTTTTCGCCGGTATACAACAGATTAAAGGTAAAGCGCTGTTGCAAAATTTAGCCTATGCGGTAGCGACAAACCGCCTAGAGGCGATGATGGACCAAAAGGCGGCTACACTATCTGGTGGGCAAAAACGTCGCTTAAATATAGCCATCGGCTTGCTGAATAATCCTGATGTATTGTTTTTTGATGAACCCACGGTGGGGATTGACCCAGAGTCTCGTAACCAAATATTAGATTCGATTAAAGCCTATAAGGCGGACAATAAAACCGTGGTGTATACCTCTCACTACATGCCTGAAATTGAGAAAATCTGTGATCAGGTCGCGATCATCAATGCTGGTCAAATTATTAAGCAAGGTTCGCTGTCGTCAATGCTTCACGATCAGCAAAGCCAGCAAGTGATAATCGAGTTATATGCTCATATTTCGACTTGCCTTCCCTCGCTCGTTAGTCAGCTCGACAAGGTCAAATTGATCGATGATTGCACACTGTTATTGAGTGAGGGAACTGGGCCCTTGATTGGCCATATTTTGGCTTTATTAGAGCAACAGCAGATAAAAGTTAAACAACTTCGATTTGGTGCAAGTAGTTTAGAGTCGCTGTTTATTAACTTAACATCTAAAGAGGGTGAAGATGTTTAA
- a CDS encoding beta-ketoacyl synthase N-terminal-like domain-containing protein → MITLLGGELLSALGEKPQRRTWLQSGRYQTVDKTIQVFEESRTLPYYAIQNEGDFAALFDPLPHLIQLIESVFSQHYISAEQRKRCAVFVGSAANDVSLTVPLGQSIKDQAPPILEHQRVGNGRYADVLAKYFGLHSFSLTYNTACTSSSNAILDAASMLHSGIIDYALVLGLEMFAPQSFEGFVSMQLLAQHHTKPFDDQRDGLLLGEALSALLMSRDGVADSPWRLLGGASECETYSVTGVNADGSGIHRVLAQALQDSRVSASQISAVKAHGTASRLSDLAEINGMKQVFDAAPPFFSLKPFIGHTLGSCGVSELILLMECIDDGFIPLTPNFGSPDEQLNWTPLQQKRACSEGIFLLNCFGFGGNNNATVIEKIAR, encoded by the coding sequence ATGATAACTCTTTTAGGCGGCGAGCTATTAAGTGCGCTGGGGGAAAAACCACAGCGACGTACTTGGTTACAAAGCGGACGCTATCAAACAGTTGATAAAACCATTCAAGTATTTGAAGAATCTCGAACTCTGCCGTATTACGCGATTCAAAACGAGGGTGATTTTGCTGCACTTTTTGACCCTCTGCCTCACCTTATTCAACTTATCGAGAGCGTGTTTTCTCAGCATTACATCTCTGCTGAGCAGAGAAAACGCTGCGCTGTATTTGTGGGTAGTGCAGCCAATGATGTCTCGCTGACGGTGCCCCTGGGCCAAAGCATTAAAGATCAGGCGCCGCCCATACTAGAGCATCAGCGAGTGGGCAATGGGCGCTATGCGGACGTGCTGGCTAAATATTTTGGCTTGCATTCATTTAGCTTAACTTACAATACGGCTTGTACCTCTAGTTCTAATGCCATTCTCGATGCCGCAAGCATGTTGCACAGCGGTATAATTGACTATGCCCTGGTGCTGGGCTTGGAAATGTTTGCGCCGCAATCTTTTGAAGGCTTTGTCTCGATGCAATTGTTAGCTCAGCATCATACTAAGCCCTTTGATGACCAGCGAGATGGCTTGCTACTAGGTGAAGCCTTATCGGCACTGTTGATGAGCCGAGACGGTGTAGCGGACTCACCATGGCGCTTATTAGGCGGTGCCAGTGAATGTGAAACCTACAGTGTGACGGGGGTTAATGCCGATGGCTCCGGTATTCATCGGGTGCTTGCTCAAGCGCTGCAAGATAGTCGAGTCAGCGCGTCACAGATTAGTGCGGTTAAAGCTCATGGTACGGCGAGCCGTTTGAGTGACCTAGCGGAAATCAACGGGATGAAGCAAGTGTTTGACGCAGCGCCGCCATTTTTTTCATTGAAGCCCTTTATTGGGCACACGCTCGGCAGTTGCGGTGTCAGTGAACTGATTTTGCTAATGGAGTGTATCGACGATGGCTTCATTCCGCTTACCCCTAACTTTGGCAGCCCCGATGAACAATTAAACTGGACTCCTCTGCAGCAAAAACGGGCCTGTAGCGAGGGCATTTTTTTACTTAATTGCTTTGGCTTTGGTGGCAATAATAACGCCACCGTTATCGAGAAAATCGCCAGATGA
- a CDS encoding Hsp20/alpha crystallin family protein — MMNMLPRDPWFDRDSLWDNFFSPAFKVGDEAFFQPRVDIIDKEDSYLFVAELPGVAKEDIKVHLEDGVLSIEAKINQEHQQEGDNVLRKERRSGFFKRNINVGKAIQAKDISAELVNGLLMLRAPKLQPEPQQKQQINIS; from the coding sequence ATGATGAACATGTTACCTAGAGACCCTTGGTTTGACCGCGATAGCTTATGGGACAACTTCTTCAGCCCCGCTTTTAAAGTTGGCGATGAAGCGTTTTTCCAACCTAGGGTTGATATCATTGATAAAGAAGACAGCTACTTATTTGTGGCTGAATTGCCCGGTGTGGCTAAGGAAGATATTAAAGTTCACCTAGAGGATGGTGTACTTAGTATTGAAGCAAAAATTAATCAAGAACATCAGCAAGAGGGCGACAACGTATTACGTAAAGAACGCCGCAGTGGCTTTTTTAAACGTAACATTAATGTAGGCAAAGCCATTCAGGCTAAAGACATTAGCGCTGAATTAGTGAATGGTTTATTGATGTTGCGAGCCCCCAAATTGCAGCCTGAGCCTCAACAAAAACAACAAATAAACATCAGTTAA
- a CDS encoding MFS transporter, whose amino-acid sequence MSAARLPLFFSIAFMACSQLTNGLLAPALPQMAVHFAVEEHLAQSLILCFILGLGLSQLVYGPLADSFGRRRVFWCGQSIFLSGNLLTFFGLNSLNLLMLGVLIQGLGAGSNQILARCLISDSYRGLGLKHGFAWLGMAASVIPVVGPVVGGVVTAYWGWHYIFFIIGAVVSIVMMTAAKYLPETQTKPGPHLQFKRVMRNYLELALNPHFIAYSCLAWIASIGLMYMISSAPFVLQHDFGLSADSYGLVMIIPAPGLALGSAFTRRYNGRWSELQVLALASTLPFIATLILLLKGNELSWVIFAMSLISASVGSIYPISQSGLFAQFSSQAGTVSALSGTSQMTLTALAVGLLTSILLPSTNGMAIIFTVMGLCLMLAMVIQVMKVKPLAV is encoded by the coding sequence GTGAGTGCAGCACGCCTTCCCTTGTTTTTTTCAATTGCTTTTATGGCCTGTTCTCAGTTAACCAATGGTTTACTCGCTCCGGCCTTACCGCAGATGGCGGTGCATTTTGCGGTAGAAGAGCACTTAGCTCAGAGCTTGATTCTGTGTTTCATTCTTGGCTTGGGTTTATCACAGCTGGTTTATGGACCCTTAGCCGATAGCTTTGGCAGACGCCGAGTATTTTGGTGTGGTCAAAGTATTTTCTTAAGCGGCAATTTGCTGACTTTTTTCGGCCTAAATAGCCTTAATCTATTAATGTTGGGCGTGTTAATTCAAGGTTTGGGGGCTGGCAGTAACCAAATACTCGCGCGCTGCCTCATTAGTGACAGCTATCGCGGCCTAGGGTTAAAACATGGCTTTGCTTGGTTGGGAATGGCTGCCTCGGTTATACCAGTGGTTGGCCCGGTGGTGGGCGGCGTCGTTACCGCCTATTGGGGCTGGCATTATATATTTTTCATCATTGGTGCAGTGGTGAGCATCGTCATGATGACAGCGGCTAAATACTTACCTGAGACACAAACCAAGCCGGGGCCACATTTGCAATTTAAACGCGTCATGCGTAACTATCTTGAGTTGGCGTTGAATCCACATTTTATCGCCTACTCTTGCTTAGCCTGGATCGCCAGTATCGGCTTGATGTATATGATTAGCAGCGCGCCTTTTGTATTGCAGCACGACTTTGGCTTAAGCGCCGATAGTTATGGCTTGGTGATGATTATTCCAGCGCCGGGCTTGGCCTTAGGTAGCGCCTTCACTCGGCGCTATAATGGCCGCTGGTCAGAATTGCAGGTCTTAGCCTTGGCATCTACTTTGCCTTTTATCGCCACCTTAATACTGTTGCTTAAAGGGAATGAGCTATCGTGGGTCATATTTGCTATGAGCTTGATTAGCGCTAGCGTTGGCAGTATTTATCCTATCTCGCAATCTGGCTTGTTTGCGCAGTTTTCATCGCAAGCGGGTACGGTCTCGGCCTTAAGTGGTACTAGCCAAATGACTTTAACCGCGCTAGCTGTTGGCTTGCTAACCAGTATCTTGTTGCCGAGCACAAATGGAATGGCGATCATATTTACGGTGATGGGGCTGTGTTTAATGTTAGCTATGGTGATCCAGGTTATGAAAGTGAAGCCACTAGCTGTGTAA
- the pntB gene encoding Re/Si-specific NAD(P)(+) transhydrogenase subunit beta — protein sequence MSQGIVSAAYLIAALLFIFSLAGLSKQETAQRGNIFGIIGMVIAVLATLASTQVSGGSWIITLAMAIGAAIGIRLALKVEMTEMPELVAILHSFVGMAAVLVGFSSAIGHEPFSTSVVKTIHDVEVFLGIFIGAVTFTGSVVAFGKLRGIISSAPKALPGAHWLNLGMIVVSIYLGSVFMEHEAMWALVIMTLIAFVFGYNLVSAIGGADMPVVVSMLNSYSGWAAAAAGFMLNNDLLIVTGALVGSSGAILSYIMCKAMNRSFISVILGGFGTEGGTIASDVEQGEHTEVQADEVAEMLKDANEVIIAPGYGMAVAQAQYPVAEITKKLRDKGVKVRFAIHPVAGRLPGHMNVLLAEAKVPYDIVMEMDEINDDFASTDVVLVIGANDTVNPAAKEPGSPIAGMPVLEVWEAKKVIVFKRSMATGYAGVQNPLFFKENTDMLFGDAKETVQKILSHI from the coding sequence ATGTCTCAAGGTATTGTTTCCGCAGCGTACCTAATCGCTGCCCTATTGTTTATTTTCAGCCTCGCCGGCCTAAGTAAACAAGAAACCGCTCAACGCGGTAACATCTTCGGCATCATCGGTATGGTGATTGCCGTGCTAGCCACCTTGGCTAGTACTCAAGTATCTGGCGGAAGCTGGATCATCACCTTAGCTATGGCTATTGGTGCCGCGATTGGTATTCGTTTAGCACTAAAAGTTGAAATGACCGAAATGCCCGAGCTAGTAGCTATTCTGCATAGCTTCGTAGGTATGGCTGCGGTGTTGGTGGGCTTCTCTAGCGCCATCGGCCATGAACCATTTAGTACCTCCGTAGTTAAAACCATTCACGACGTAGAAGTATTTCTTGGCATCTTCATCGGTGCAGTGACCTTCACCGGTTCGGTAGTGGCCTTTGGTAAACTGCGCGGTATTATCAGCAGTGCGCCCAAAGCGCTTCCTGGCGCTCACTGGTTAAACTTAGGCATGATTGTAGTATCTATCTACCTAGGCAGCGTATTCATGGAGCACGAAGCCATGTGGGCCTTAGTAATCATGACCCTGATTGCCTTTGTATTTGGCTACAACCTAGTGTCTGCCATCGGCGGCGCCGACATGCCTGTGGTGGTATCGATGCTTAACTCTTACTCTGGTTGGGCAGCGGCAGCAGCAGGCTTCATGCTAAACAACGATCTGTTGATTGTTACCGGTGCATTGGTAGGTAGCTCAGGTGCGATTCTGTCTTACATCATGTGTAAGGCGATGAACCGCTCATTTATTAGCGTAATCCTAGGCGGCTTCGGCACCGAAGGCGGCACGATTGCTTCAGACGTTGAACAAGGCGAGCATACCGAAGTGCAAGCCGATGAAGTTGCCGAAATGCTAAAAGATGCCAACGAAGTGATTATTGCTCCTGGTTACGGTATGGCAGTAGCGCAAGCTCAATACCCTGTAGCTGAAATCACTAAAAAACTACGTGATAAAGGCGTTAAAGTGCGCTTCGCTATTCACCCAGTAGCAGGCCGCTTACCTGGCCACATGAACGTACTATTGGCTGAAGCCAAAGTGCCTTATGACATCGTGATGGAAATGGACGAAATCAACGATGACTTCGCCTCCACCGATGTGGTACTGGTGATTGGCGCCAACGACACCGTTAACCCAGCAGCTAAAGAACCGGGCAGCCCAATTGCCGGTATGCCAGTACTTGAAGTATGGGAAGCGAAGAAGGTAATCGTATTTAAACGTTCCATGGCCACCGGTTACGCCGGCGTACAAAACCCATTGTTCTTTAAAGAAAATACCGACATGTTATTTGGTGATGCGAAAGAGACAGTACAGAAGATCCTGTCTCACATTTAA
- a CDS encoding LysR family transcriptional regulator gives MDWLNVVKTYVAVVESNSFVVAAERIGITTSSCSKRISWLEAQLHCQLLLRTTRRIRTTEQGQQFYLQSCDWLKQFDNMRHQLKLDEGLSGSLSIGAPAVSGSSYVTPLIASFLPAHPHLRVELIETEAGIIPDLSLDIVISRRLEHFDSTSYRMLHLFDYAVKCFASPRFLAKHGKVTSAQQLTRLPLLLVQGQIRSGGVKLNDGTVLNQTPQFITHDPMAAIQGAVHHMGVVLVSEDLVQQQLLDGKLVEVVPGLLSEQRSVCAYYPNQRFENPNTAAFLQHLRQQTRPVG, from the coding sequence ATGGATTGGCTAAACGTAGTGAAAACCTATGTTGCAGTTGTAGAAAGCAATAGCTTTGTTGTTGCTGCAGAGCGGATTGGCATCACCACCTCGTCTTGCAGCAAACGTATTTCTTGGTTGGAAGCGCAGTTACACTGCCAATTGTTATTAAGAACCACTCGGCGCATTCGCACCACCGAGCAAGGTCAGCAGTTCTACTTGCAAAGTTGTGACTGGCTAAAGCAATTCGATAACATGCGACATCAGTTAAAATTAGACGAAGGATTAAGCGGTAGCCTCAGTATTGGCGCACCCGCCGTTTCTGGTAGTTCTTATGTCACGCCATTAATCGCCTCATTCTTACCCGCACATCCTCACCTCAGAGTGGAGCTAATTGAGACTGAAGCTGGCATCATTCCCGATTTATCTTTAGACATAGTGATAAGCCGTCGCTTAGAGCACTTTGATAGCACCAGTTACCGTATGCTGCACCTGTTTGACTACGCTGTAAAATGCTTTGCTAGCCCGCGCTTCCTTGCCAAGCATGGCAAAGTCACCAGCGCCCAGCAGTTAACCCGCCTTCCTCTGCTGTTAGTACAAGGACAAATTCGCTCTGGTGGTGTGAAGTTAAACGATGGCACAGTGCTTAACCAAACACCTCAATTTATTACGCACGATCCAATGGCGGCGATACAAGGCGCGGTACATCATATGGGAGTGGTATTGGTCTCTGAAGATTTGGTTCAACAGCAGTTACTGGACGGTAAATTAGTCGAAGTGGTACCGGGGCTATTATCCGAGCAGCGCAGTGTTTGCGCTTATTACCCCAATCAACGCTTTGAAAACCCGAATACCGCCGCCTTTTTGCAACACCTGCGCCAACAAACTCGGCCAGTAGGCTAA
- a CDS encoding phthiocerol/phthiodiolone dimycocerosyl transferase family protein has protein sequence MTIRALGHTESLFASLTSSGAMLVVNAVVVKGRLNADLAPQIHQLLLARHPFLSLCLQGDAQHWRWQNCSAPLELKVDYLESQAFQPSLAELMEQQSNQPLLVGGPLWRVRLLVGAEQSALIISLHHCICDGLSASALLAEWLSYHQQLLQKVAIQPKRLALRPSVHQALNHQMPPQGGSPFCAPLSSKQAKAWLVQSEVSLKSRNKLQLISFEAAQTSALLKLARAHQLSLTILLYAVAIETALALAKIPTDSVSAGGNANLRPIIEPAVDEQELACYVSMFSFNVACFDDDDFWQRAKRIHHLYQQQVATGLHLISCNDDWWRQQASRTEQDMQLVAGRFNCIHLSNLGNIEHLFAASREQGLEAQQYYFTAAQHLMGSIFWLGTQTLAEGLTVTVNCVEPIVSQSMRREFAEQFKARLLSLLQGQD, from the coding sequence ATGACGATTAGAGCTTTAGGCCATACGGAGTCTTTATTTGCCAGTTTAACCAGCAGTGGGGCAATGTTGGTGGTGAATGCGGTAGTGGTAAAAGGCAGACTTAATGCAGATTTAGCGCCGCAGATTCATCAACTATTGTTAGCCAGACATCCCTTTTTGAGCCTCTGTTTACAAGGCGATGCACAGCACTGGCGTTGGCAAAACTGTTCCGCTCCGCTTGAGTTGAAGGTTGATTACCTTGAGTCGCAAGCATTTCAGCCAAGTTTGGCTGAACTCATGGAGCAGCAAAGCAATCAGCCTTTGTTGGTGGGAGGGCCGTTGTGGCGAGTTCGTTTGTTAGTTGGGGCGGAGCAATCAGCTTTAATCATTAGTCTTCATCATTGCATTTGTGATGGCCTCTCGGCTTCCGCCTTGCTGGCTGAATGGTTAAGTTACCACCAGCAATTATTACAGAAAGTCGCCATTCAGCCGAAGCGTTTAGCGCTACGGCCTAGCGTTCATCAAGCGTTGAATCATCAAATGCCTCCGCAGGGTGGCAGCCCTTTTTGCGCCCCCCTCTCTAGCAAACAAGCTAAGGCGTGGTTGGTACAAAGTGAAGTGAGCCTAAAGTCTCGTAACAAATTACAACTCATTAGTTTTGAAGCGGCCCAAACCAGCGCGCTGCTTAAGTTGGCGCGCGCTCATCAATTGAGTTTAACTATATTGCTTTACGCTGTAGCTATAGAAACCGCTTTAGCGTTAGCTAAAATCCCAACTGATTCGGTGAGTGCGGGAGGGAATGCTAATCTACGGCCAATTATCGAGCCAGCCGTTGACGAGCAAGAGTTGGCTTGTTACGTGTCGATGTTTTCTTTTAATGTGGCTTGCTTTGATGATGACGATTTTTGGCAGCGGGCTAAGCGGATCCACCATTTATATCAACAGCAGGTAGCGACGGGGTTGCACCTTATCTCGTGCAATGATGATTGGTGGCGGCAACAAGCTTCTCGTACGGAGCAAGATATGCAACTCGTGGCCGGGCGTTTTAATTGTATTCATCTGTCTAATTTGGGCAATATTGAGCACTTGTTTGCGGCTTCACGAGAACAAGGCTTAGAGGCTCAGCAATATTACTTTACCGCTGCTCAGCACCTTATGGGTTCCATTTTTTGGTTGGGTACTCAGACGCTGGCGGAGGGCTTAACGGTTACCGTCAATTGTGTTGAACCCATCGTCAGCCAGAGCATGCGACGCGAATTTGCTGAGCAGTTTAAAGCGCGTTTGCTCAGTTTGTTACAAGGGCAAGATTGA
- a CDS encoding acyl carrier protein, translating into MKGSLDTEFKQGLKTMILEACDRDELSAEELADDVELFSEHSGLELDSIDGLQISMLLQRQFKLRLVDPKEFRRVVTTINQLADHLQPE; encoded by the coding sequence ATGAAAGGCTCTTTAGATACAGAGTTTAAACAAGGGCTTAAGACGATGATCTTAGAAGCTTGTGATAGAGATGAATTATCGGCAGAAGAGCTCGCCGATGATGTTGAGTTGTTTTCCGAGCACAGTGGTTTAGAGCTTGATTCTATCGATGGCTTGCAAATCTCCATGCTATTGCAACGTCAGTTTAAGTTACGCTTGGTTGACCCTAAAGAATTTCGCCGAGTGGTGACGACCATAAACCAACTTGCCGATCACTTGCAGCCTGAATAA
- a CDS encoding Re/Si-specific NAD(P)(+) transhydrogenase subunit alpha has translation MQIGIPKEIFDQESRVAATPKTVEQLLKLGFSVAVESGAGTAASFNDEAYKEAGAEIVSKEQAFQADLIFKVNAPLDGSDNSVDELSLIKEGATVASFAWPAQHPEMLEKFKAAKVNLLAMDMVPRISRAQSLDARSSLANVDGYRAVVEAANHFGRFFTGQITAAGKVPPAKVLVIGAGVAGLAAIGTAGSLGAIVRAFDTRPEVKEQINSMGAEFLELDYEEEDTGSGDGYAKEMSAAFIEAEMALFREQAKDVDIIITTALIPGRPAPKLILADMVELMKPGSVIVDLAAATGGNCELTKPGEISVQHDVTIVGLTDISRRLPAQASQLYGTNLVNLLKLMCPEKNGEIDINFEDEVLRGVTSVKDGEITFPPPPIQVSAQPQAEAAPAVEAAPAEPEKPAKPWLKPLLAVAGAAAFAWVADAAPANFLQHFTVFLLACVVGYYVVWNVTHALHTPLMSVTNAISGIIIVGALVQMKADTSWVVLLLSGIAILIATINIAGGFTVTQRMLKMFRKDD, from the coding sequence ATGCAAATCGGAATACCTAAGGAGATCTTCGACCAGGAGAGCCGGGTAGCCGCCACCCCTAAAACAGTAGAGCAGCTACTAAAGTTAGGCTTCTCTGTGGCTGTGGAAAGCGGCGCAGGAACAGCGGCCAGCTTTAATGATGAAGCCTATAAAGAAGCCGGTGCGGAGATTGTCAGTAAAGAGCAAGCTTTTCAAGCAGATTTGATTTTCAAAGTTAACGCCCCACTCGATGGCAGCGATAACAGTGTTGATGAACTGTCCTTAATAAAAGAAGGCGCAACTGTCGCCAGTTTCGCATGGCCAGCTCAACATCCAGAAATGTTAGAAAAATTTAAAGCCGCAAAAGTAAATTTGTTGGCAATGGACATGGTTCCACGAATTTCTCGAGCACAATCGTTGGATGCACGTAGCTCACTGGCCAATGTTGACGGCTATCGCGCCGTAGTTGAAGCAGCCAACCACTTCGGCCGTTTCTTCACCGGACAAATTACCGCTGCAGGTAAAGTGCCACCCGCCAAAGTTCTGGTTATTGGTGCAGGGGTAGCAGGTCTTGCCGCAATCGGTACTGCCGGTAGCCTAGGCGCCATTGTGCGTGCTTTTGATACTCGTCCAGAAGTAAAAGAACAAATTAACTCAATGGGCGCTGAATTCCTCGAGTTAGATTACGAAGAAGAAGATACCGGTAGTGGTGATGGCTACGCTAAAGAAATGAGCGCGGCCTTTATTGAAGCTGAAATGGCGCTGTTCCGCGAACAAGCTAAAGACGTCGACATTATTATTACCACTGCACTAATTCCTGGACGCCCAGCGCCTAAGCTGATTTTGGCCGACATGGTGGAATTAATGAAACCAGGCAGCGTGATCGTTGACTTAGCAGCCGCTACCGGCGGTAACTGTGAGTTAACCAAGCCCGGTGAAATTAGTGTTCAACACGATGTCACCATCGTTGGTTTAACCGATATTTCTCGCCGCTTACCAGCGCAAGCCAGCCAATTATACGGTACCAACTTAGTAAACTTACTTAAGTTAATGTGCCCAGAGAAAAATGGCGAAATCGACATCAACTTCGAAGATGAAGTGCTACGTGGCGTCACCTCTGTTAAAGATGGTGAAATCACCTTCCCACCACCACCAATTCAAGTGAGTGCTCAACCGCAAGCTGAAGCTGCGCCAGCAGTAGAAGCGGCACCAGCAGAACCCGAAAAACCGGCTAAGCCCTGGCTAAAACCACTACTAGCGGTAGCGGGTGCAGCAGCTTTTGCTTGGGTAGCCGATGCCGCTCCAGCAAACTTTTTACAACACTTTACCGTGTTCTTATTGGCCTGTGTGGTCGGTTACTACGTTGTTTGGAATGTAACACATGCCTTGCACACTCCTTTGATGAGTGTAACCAACGCCATTAGCGGCATTATTATTGTGGGCGCCTTAGTGCAGATGAAGGCCGATACCTCATGGGTGGTGTTACTGCTCTCGGGGATAGCGATTCTGATTGCTACCATTAATATCGCCGGTGGTTTTACTGTGACTCAGCGGATGCTGAAAATGTTCCGTAAAGACGACTAA